AATATCATCTTTCGCCGTTTGAGgcaacaaaccacaaaacagGGAGAAACAAATTCGAAACTATACGAGAATCAATAGATGATAAGAAGAAGTATCCGTGTGAGGCAAAGTCCTTCACACGCGTTACTTTTGCCAGAGGAAGCGAAACGACAGTTTGTCTTTGTGAGGATTTATCTAATGCAATGTTTTCTCCTCCATCCTCCCCCCTCGCAGAACCGAAAATTCTACCGTACATTACGCAGCCGGTGTACGATCTACGGCAGATTGGCGATGTGGCGTTTGGACCGGGCACGCGCTCCGCATTGTTGGGCATATTGGGTGGTGCACTGCCCCGGCTAACTACGGAGCAGATCGAGCTTGTATCGAGAGCGAAGAAGTACGCGATGGAGCAGAGCATTAAGATGGTGCTGATGAAGCAAACGTTAgcgcatcagcagcagcagctcgccAGCCAGCGCACGCAAGTTCAACGGCAGCAAGCATTGGCGCTCATGTGTCGGTAAGTTATATGGGcatttgttaaattattttcttacgATCGAtccaaaaaaggggtttcagGATGGAGACACTGCTCAGTCGTACGATCTTTGGTCctaatgtatgggatttgtcAAATGAATCCGATTCGATATCAAAAGGTTTTACCATCTGTCAAATCCCtttcaatatttcaaaaaatcgcacaaccATAAATCCTCCCGCCGAGCACTGACTCCAGCCTTTACCAAAACAAGTTAAAAGACGAATATGATGTTATGCTAAACGATACAACTCTGAAAGAGAAAAACGTTGAGTTTCTCCCTCTACTGCGCTTCATCGCTTTAGCGTGGTGGTAACTCCATTTTTATGCTACCATTGATGCCAATTTTATACAAGCTGATAAGATCTGATCGCCTTTAACTGATCACCTGGTCACCCGTACATCTACTGTAGaggttatttaattttgtcaGCACGATTTtctgaacgtttttttttttctattttaaatctTCGTTTTCAGTGTGTATGTTGGCAGTATTTCCTTCGAACTGAAAGAGGATACGATTCGTGCGGCTTTCCTTCCCTTTGGACCCATCAAATCGATCAACATGTCCTGGGATCCGTTTACGCAAAAGCACAAAGGGTTTGCGTTTGTGGAATATGAAATACCCGAAGGAGCGCAGCTTGCGTTGGAGCAGATGAACGGTGCAATGCTCGGTGGACGCAACATCAAGGTGGGTCGTCCAAGCAATATGCCCCAGGCACAGCAAGTGATCGATGAGATCCAAGAGGAGGCAAAAAGCTACAATCGCATCTACATCGCTTCGATTCATCCGGATCTAACGGAGGAGGACATCAAGAGTGTGTTCGAAGCGTTTGGACCAATAATGACGTGCAAGATGTCGCAGGGCAATGctgtacatacacacaaaggGTACGGATTCATCGAGTATCAGACGAACCAGTCGGCCATCGAAGCAATCGCCAGTatgaatttgtttgatttaggAGGACAATTACTAAGGTAGGTCTCaggtatttttaatttttggacTTGATCGGAACAATTACAAACTCGCTCGTGTGGACTACTTTAACTAATCtctctttgaaatttctgtcgCAGGGTTGGCCGATCGATTACCCCACCGAATGCGCTAATGGGACCGGCGGCAAATTCCGCAATGCCCACGGCGGCTGCCGTTGCGGCCGCTGCTGCAACAGCCAAAATTCAAGCAATGGATGCCGTGGCCACTAATGCGGTGCTGGGACTGTCCGCCACTACACCAGCGCTAAAGGTGGGTCTAACGGGACTTCCGCTGAATCCAGCCATTACGACGGCCGCCAGCGCAGGGTTCGTCGCCCAAGCACAGTTGGCCGCCGCAACACAGGCCGCAGCCGCCATCAACAGTCAGCCGGGTCTGCTGGTCCCACCCGTATCGCTTGCTCCATCCTTGCTGGTTAATCCGGTACTGGGAGGCGCAGCCAAACCACTCCCCACAGTATTGAGCCAAGCCAATCCGGCCGCAGTGGCTgcggcggcagcagcggcagccgcAGCTGCTGCAGCTCCCAACGCTACCGCCGAGGACGTGTACAAGAAGGCACAGGAGAAACAGCAAGAAGAGTTGCAGAAGAAATTGCTGGAAGAGGGTGAACCGCAGACACTGCAGCAGCAAGAATCGATGTCGATCAAGGGCCAGAGCGCTCGGCATTTAGTAATGCAGCGACTAATGCGGCCGCGCGAAAGTAAGGTAGTCATACTGCGCAATATGGTCGGACCGGAGGACGTGGACGAGACGCTGCAGGAGGAGATTCAAGATGAGTGTAGCAAGTATGGTGCCGTGGACCGGGTTATTATCTACAAGGAGCGCCAATCGGAGGGCAACTTCGCCGAGGACGATAATACAGACGTGATCGTAAAGATCTTCGTCGAGTTCTCGCAGGCCACCGAAGCAGATAGAGCCCGTGAATCACTGAACGGTCGCTATTTCGGCGGCCGGCTGGTCAAGGCGGAGTCTTACGATCAAGCTCTCTTTGACCACGGCGATTTGTCTGGCTAAACCGATGGGTCGTGTGGGCGAGAATTGCATAccgcatttttttattgccgCTCGAAGTTCACAGAGGATCCTCTGTTGCGTGCTGTACACCAACAGACGAAGCGAATAataagtgtgcgtgtgtgtgtgcgtatggaTAGAAAGAACTGCATTAGgggcatgtatgtgtgttggtcATCTGCTATTGAAACTGATTACAGTTTCATGCTGTGTTGTCCAAATGGATACAAAGTTTGATGCCACGTTCTTTATCTGTCCAGAAAGCAGAGCGACCGCATCGTCGATTTGCCAGAGAGATTGTACCGAACAGTTTGTGTCACTTGCAACCATTGTATTACCACCAATACTATCTCGGCCCCACTCAACTTGAATACCTTTTGAAATAAGGCAAGAAAAGGGTTgattgtccctttttttcgttgaacAATACTTCGATAAGGTACGTTTTCATTCAAATAATGCGAGAATATATAATGAGAGGAATAACCCTATTGTCAATATCCTCCTTCCTGTATATGTTTTGCACTTAAATTCATCAATATCTTTTTGATAGGGAGGTCGTACACACTTTAAATTCATAGAATGCTTAGACCAATTTGTTTTTCGCCTTTTCGTGCAAAgagaaaaatttcaaattagttttaagtatttctttcgattttttttcggtagGCTATTGGTTTTTTATGGGAGTTAGCCATTTTTCGGATTGTAAAGCTTGTATCTTTTGAGCTTCTCGTTATATTTGCGTGAAATTTTCCAGAGATGTGAGGCTATGTTTACAATTACATTTAGACGAgagttataaaaaatatatttttcagtTTCAAAGCTGTAAACTCCTCACATCTGCGATAACCACTTGAACACTAAACAGAATTTTCTATGCGTTCAAATGTGTTGTCATTTTGtgttaaaatgattttaataattttgtgtCAAAATGACTTATTTTGATCAAAATCAGCCGCATAAAGTTCTTTTGTAAGGATTTTAAAAGATGTTTGCTTCGTTGTCcggaaaattgaaaactacTCTACAAAATGTAAGGCTTACCTCCGATAGGCGGTCATAGAACATCGTATATTTTTTTGGTCGTCGACACTACGGTTATTAGAAACCTTTAACTATAGCAAAGCTTATGAACGATGCACTGTCGAGTTTTGATTttcgaaggaaggaagaaatttGATTGTCGTCATTCAAATCAAGTGCAACTGAAAGAGAAACGGTACATTTAAGATTTGCACACATAAATACACCTTTTCTCATTAATGTGGTAATTAGTCTTGTCTTAAGGATAACATAAGTATGCTGACAAGAGACGACTTGTGTGTGTAACAGGAACGCGCAATATATAGAAACACATGGAATTAATAATATTCATAAAGTTTGAGCGTCACACCACGTCTCTCCGGTAATATATATTATCATTTACTTGTATATACACATTGTGGGAGTATCTAACGAACAATTCGTCAGACCTTCCGATTCTACTTGATCAAGCAAATATAGGACTAATGCCTCACAAACGTAAcacgtgttgttttttttgttttctcttgaGATCGGCGGTagatatttttacttttcgtgttttcctttcccggGCATAACTTCGTAGTCGTCGTACTGCGGGAACGATCCCATACCGGTTCGCTGTTGTTCCAGCGCAGCTGCATCCTTTGGCTTACTGTACTTTGCTTCTAGCTCAGCTGCGTTACGCTCTTTCATTTTCATGATGGCtaaattttttaacaattcctGCTCCGTCGGTGGCTCCTTCCTGAAAAGACAAAATGCGATCCGGAGCAATGTGTATTAAACGGAAAACGAAGAATAACATCCACTAATTCATCTACGTACCTGCGGCCCCTTAGCCAAGCTTCCCATTCGGCAGTTATTTCCTGATCGTACGCTTCCTTAGCAGTTGGCTCGAACCAGCGTGAAGCACGACGACGGCCAACGGACGGATCGGGCGGAATTTCATAATATTTATTGCCAAAATAATCTTCGCCGACGTAGTTTCCCTTCATCTGTCGCGGTCGAAAcgatttcagaaaattgtcCAACACAATGCGCAACAAGTTGCGTGTAGGTGGGCCGTTGGCCATGTTTGTGTTCGGAAACGAGTGTACAGCAAACGATTCCAGTAATTATGTAAACAGCAAGTTTCAGCAACTATTATCACCGGTGTTGAAATTTTCTGAAGCATTTTGTAAACAAAGCGATCGATGGTAAACGttaatttgacatttgaaacATGGCGCTGTCAAGTAGGGTGCGTATGGCACAAACGATAACGTggatgacatttttaaaatacttttttgtgtggttttgcacATGTATTACGTTACCTTATGTTTACATAAAtacttaattttattatttgttcgttGCAGTTGAcccttttttgcataaaagtgttatttttccaagaaaaacaaaatcattcgaGAGTAAGAGAGTCAGAATAACATCTGACGCTAGTGCAAACGAGATGGCACATAGAGTAAAAGAAACAGAATGGAGGGCACACCCTGGAGCAAGCGAGAAGACGATAGACACGGATAAAAAGCGCCTAGGGAAGGATCCGAAAATTCTTCACAGTCGTAAAGTGAATCTGTGTTGACTCGCTAGGTTGATGCGTTGAAACGTGTGCAACTCCAGTGGTGTCGGGTAAGAAAAGCTGTCGTCAAGCCGTACGGAAAACGTTACAAAGTGAAAATGAATATACACAGCGTAATATAAAATAGTTTACCAGTGTGTTACGTTGCATTTTGTGGTGGAAATTTTCGTCCAAAATGTATGGTGCGGGCCCTATTCGAATGTTGTACGCGACACGGGGCACTGCTTATACGCGTTCCATTTCTCACACACAGTCCCATCGAGAAAtgcaacagtgtgtgtgtgtgcggatcTGTAGCACCACTTTTCTAGTAGGGCgcgtacgcgcgcgcgcgtttgtgtgtgtgtgtaaacggCAGCGAAAAAATGTCCGATGTTGACGACGGCGACGACATCGCGGGTTTTGTGTTCGTTGTGTTCGGCGTGGATTGAAATTGTTCATCAGCGGAGCAGAATCGCTTGAGAAAAGTCTGCTGTGTGTTACCGCGGCAGCATAAGCGTGGTGACAGCGCATTTCCCGTGCTCGACGCAAAACTGCCGCTAGGGGAGAGTTtgtgtgtacgtgcgtgtgtgtctgtatgttgAGAAAATTTGGTGACGTGATAACGTTTGCAGTCTCTGCGGGCATCATCACCACTATATAGCAACGTATTGGAATTTCGCGACCCTGCCCGGCGGTGGAGTGATGACTAACGTTCGTGCGAGTGTTGAAAATGGTAGAAAATGCATTCAGAACATTCGGTTGTTCTGCTGTGCGGTTGCTTGCATGCGCGACCAAACCAGTGGCAAATTTGATGCAACCAAACCGACCAATTTTTTGTTGGCAAATTTGATGCGAGCGATGGATGTTGAGCATCAGCGTATATGTGAACTGTTGACTTTTTCTTGCGGTGTGCAAATGAATTACGTCCAAGTGTTTGCTGGCTTTTCGCAACTCCTGTTTCGCACAGATCGGAGTAGGTGGTGacgtattttttgtgtgttttttttcctcaactACCATTTTACCACCTCAGTCTCCCTCAGATCGGAGTGTGTGGTAAAAATACATACATGGTGGTGCGGTTTTTCGAGCGTGAACAACATATTTAGGGAGCAATGAAACCTCATTAGCCTGCGAAAAGGAATGGGCACCCGTAGTGTGTGGAGTATTGGCTGGCTGGCAGGCTCAGGTCCCAAGTGGGCTgtgctgttgtgtttgtgcgaaCCACGCCGAtcgggtgtgtgtgcgcctCCTCTCTAGAGCGTGGCGAGTGAGTATGCACACATTCTTCCCATCATCGGGTGTCGGTTAGGTGGGTGGGGGGTGGGGGGTTTCTTCCGCATCGTCGCCGTCGTCTTCGCTTGTTATTTTAtccatgttgtgtgtgtgtttgctagaAGCAGCGAAAAATTCCGTTCCATCTTCCTAGCCAACGCTCTTGCAccgggtttttattttcctggtTTCTGATGCCTCTGCTGTTGTTACAACCGGTGGAGTATTcgcaacagcatcaacaaaaaaaaaagatttaccTCTTCAAATTACGGCCTCACCGTACGCTGTGTGTGAGGAGCCGCCTGGCGTAGGGAAACCACCGTACGAAGCGAAGCAAAACCTTCTaagcgcacacgcacacatccgTGGCATCCATAAGAAGCAACAAATTTTAACAGTgatttgtgttgcattttgaGCTAGTAGGAAAATGAGCAAAAGTGCTAGAAATAGTAGCAAAACTGGAATCTGCTTCTAAAAAGATGACTGGAATTCCAATTAAAATGAAACGGAACAAATCGAAACGGTCTCTAACGGAGTGTTCCACTGTGATCAGGTGTATTGTACAGGTGAAAGTGACACATTGCTGGGCAAAATCTGGTTGGATGTGTCAAAAACAtgattgggggggggggggggggtgggggggatCCAGTTTATCTCAGCTGGTTATTCCATTCGCAGTCGCAGGTTGCTGCAAGTCAAATAATTTGAGTTGTTAATTAGGAATTTCTCGCAAACGTTTCAGTTTCACCATTCaacattcgatttttttaagaattcaaCAATCAACCAACATCTTTCATtgctgtaaataaaaaaaatctttctatATTTTTCTTCCTAAGTTGAGTCGATTAGCGTTACCGATCCAATCCTTAAACTATCTGTAAATAGTTCAGCGTATGCGTATGGTGATCATTCGACACTTGCTTTTGGCGTGTTGGTAGGCGGCGTTCCTAGCCAGGAATCACTTGTGCTATGCTGACAAAGGACGCCAAttcactcgccattttcgagagGAGGGTCCTATGAATGGACGACCACGAGCTTGctaagctgtttggcggtgcttgTATCCTGACGCTAGACAGACCCTGGACAAATACGATGATTCAATCGTTCAACCCGAGTCGAACCGGACGAAGATTGGATGCAGCCTTGTACGAAATTTCTGGTAAAAGGATGACCTGTCTATGTCATGTACCATGTAGCAATTTTCACCTTATCCAGAATATTTGTCCCCGTTTAGACGTATGTTCTGTTCCTTGTTTCCAACATTCACAACGTAAGCTTTGGGAAACCTCATTAGTTTCTACATTATTTGAAGATCGTTTAACGTACTAtcaccgctcacggtcccgcgccgtcgtccgccactccgttatcccggccttgacaGCGTATGATtgcacgccatcctcccacatCAATATGGGTCCACCACGcttcctctgtccgtgtggttggcctaaaaggactttctgagctgggttgtccggtgccatgcgtataacatggcctgCCCATCGGTGCCTGGcaagcctaattcgctgcacgacggtgaggtcgtcatacagttcgtacagcttgtCGTTGTAGCGGCACCTCCATTGTCTTTCCACAaatttttcgcatttttctCCAAATTTTTCGAACCAGGTATGTCGTCAACTGAATTCATCAATGGTGCCAATGTCCTACATGCGTTTTATCCCAACCGTTAACGTTGTTGAATGTCGTGACCATGAGAAATATGTGTGTAGTAGTACGCTGCTTGTATATTTCGGAAGCTGCCGAGAGAGCTAAAATAGTGCTTcgacgaataaaataaataaaattaataaatagatgtataaattaaaaaactgCCCCTATCGGACGCAGTTATCAGCAGTTATCGGGTTGTGGTTGGATGTAAAATCATAGAGACTGAATCATTTGACTTCGTCCTTCTCTTGACGACCAGGTGATGGTGCCTGACTTACACTACAaatagattttaaaatttctcgaTCGTTTTCTGATCTCGAAGTCAGACCTCGAAGTAAGGATGTGaacttttttggtttggcgaacTAATCGTCatcgaat
This genomic window from Anopheles maculipalpis chromosome 2RL, idAnoMacuDA_375_x, whole genome shotgun sequence contains:
- the LOC126555999 gene encoding poly(U)-binding-splicing factor half pint isoform X2, yielding MEQSIKMVLMKQTLAHQQQQLASQRTQVQRQQALALMCRVYVGSISFELKEDTIRAAFLPFGPIKSINMSWDPFTQKHKGFAFVEYEIPEGAQLALEQMNGAMLGGRNIKVGRPSNMPQAQQVIDEIQEEAKSYNRIYIASIHPDLTEEDIKSVFEAFGPIMTCKMSQGNAVHTHKGYGFIEYQTNQSAIEAIASMNLFDLGGQLLRVGRSITPPNALMGPAANSAMPTAAAVAAAAATAKIQAMDAVATNAVLGLSATTPALKVGLTGLPLNPAITTAASAGFVAQAQLAAATQAAAAINSQPGLLVPPVSLAPSLLVNPVLGGAAKPLPTVLSQANPAAVAAAAAAAAAAAAAPNATAEDVYKKAQEKQQEELQKKLLEEGEPQTLQQQESMSIKGQSARHLVMQRLMRPRESKVVILRNMVGPEDVDETLQEEIQDECSKYGAVDRVIIYKERQSEGNFAEDDNTDVIVKIFVEFSQATEADRARESLNGRYFGGRLVKAESYDQALFDHGDLSG
- the LOC126556367 gene encoding NADH dehydrogenase [ubiquinone] 1 alpha subcomplex assembly factor 2; the encoded protein is MANGPPTRNLLRIVLDNFLKSFRPRQMKGNYVGEDYFGNKYYEIPPDPSVGRRRASRWFEPTAKEAYDQEITAEWEAWLRGRRKEPPTEQELLKNLAIMKMKERNAAELEAKYSKPKDAAALEQQRTGMGSFPQYDDYEVMPGKGKHEK
- the LOC126555999 gene encoding poly(U)-binding-splicing factor half pint isoform X1 produces the protein MNGAVTMGSNEYNSGNNNNSEASPVREEYRKDAESSPPPVKISKRDKERERDRERRERRERDRDREEREREPKILPYITQPVYDLRQIGDVAFGPGTRSALLGILGGALPRLTTEQIELVSRAKKYAMEQSIKMVLMKQTLAHQQQQLASQRTQVQRQQALALMCRVYVGSISFELKEDTIRAAFLPFGPIKSINMSWDPFTQKHKGFAFVEYEIPEGAQLALEQMNGAMLGGRNIKVGRPSNMPQAQQVIDEIQEEAKSYNRIYIASIHPDLTEEDIKSVFEAFGPIMTCKMSQGNAVHTHKGYGFIEYQTNQSAIEAIASMNLFDLGGQLLRVGRSITPPNALMGPAANSAMPTAAAVAAAAATAKIQAMDAVATNAVLGLSATTPALKVGLTGLPLNPAITTAASAGFVAQAQLAAATQAAAAINSQPGLLVPPVSLAPSLLVNPVLGGAAKPLPTVLSQANPAAVAAAAAAAAAAAAAPNATAEDVYKKAQEKQQEELQKKLLEEGEPQTLQQQESMSIKGQSARHLVMQRLMRPRESKVVILRNMVGPEDVDETLQEEIQDECSKYGAVDRVIIYKERQSEGNFAEDDNTDVIVKIFVEFSQATEADRARESLNGRYFGGRLVKAESYDQALFDHGDLSG